The following are encoded together in the Malaya genurostris strain Urasoe2022 chromosome 3, Malgen_1.1, whole genome shotgun sequence genome:
- the LOC131435996 gene encoding uncharacterized protein LOC131435996: protein MGKMSTRSTALKYLLFASFITSTLCASAAGLRGQTRVAHSNKNENSWFTGELSVLQKVYDDCQDKQDFTGCLKGKALTAISRAIDMESVQLVDGISLVKQEVAEKESIPLLGDARALSGLGEVDRSILDKLNKFFQTHSLRIDMQKQDGVARGNKNNKHHRYLIAAFLTAMGIAGPIGLKVLAAVAGKALVISKVALTIAGIIALKKIFAHDHHEETSFQVHAGHDNRRTAYVVRNPAKMAASVDPYRYYYEQQQQQPQAQYGAV from the exons atggggAAAATGTCGACAAGAAGCACCGCGTTGAAGTATCTATTGTTTGCCTCATTCATTACCTCCACACTGTGCGCCTCGGCCGCTGGATTGCGCGGCCAGACCCGTGTGGCCCACAGCAACAAGAACGAGAACAGCTGGTTCACTGGTGAGCTGAGTGTGCTGCAGAAGGTCTACGATGACTGCCAGGATAAGCAAGACTTCACCGGTTGCCTGAAGGGTAAAGCTCTGACAGCCATTTCGCGCGCTATCGACATG GAATCGGTTCAACTAGTCGATGGAATTTCGCTGGTTAAGCAGGAAGTCGCTGAAAAGGAGAGCATCCCACTGCTGGGAGATGCCCGTGCACTGAGCGGACTTGGCGAGGTGGATCGTTCTATCCTGGACAAACTGAACAAATTCTTCCAGACGCACTCGCTGCGCATTGACATGCAGAAGCAGGATGGTGTCGCCCGtggaaacaaaaacaacaaacatCACCGCTATCTGATTGCTGCCTTTTTGACCGCCATGGGAATCGCTGGTCCAATCGGTCTCAAGGTTCTGGCGGCGGTAGCCGGTAAGGCTTTGGTCATTTCCAAGGTAGCCCTGACCATTGCCGGTATCATCGCTCTGAAGAAGATCTTCGCACATGACCATCACGAGGAAACCAGTTTCCAGGTGCACGCTGGACATGACAACAG ACGAACTGCCTACGTTGTTCGCAACCcagccaagatggccgcgagCGTTGATCCTTACCGGTACTACTAcgagcagcaacagcaacaaccgCAAGCACAGTACGGTGCCGTCTAA